A region of Moorena producens PAL-8-15-08-1 DNA encodes the following proteins:
- the lodA gene encoding CTQ-dependent lysine 6-oxidase LodA: MANDQYEYVIHPAIGVARVGNHPTKFFLAPEKIGGLPIEYDDTLQEFVPVTNFKEQDSSSGQELIKRQGQKFRIYKYDKKRPNDKPEEVQLGGNILSITWTVHLANKKAAWYEFSELKGNLLLGEENSYKKQGVPFRNQQVVDRKKLIIDPGPITISGENQCKPIQPPATAGDDSTNWPEPCDFPRQDNHEGEPQGQVFDKLGDLKTDDKGNLIVLGGHGHCWGLTDLAGYGGGDYWFDDISDGSVTCEIEINDGPNPPTLKAWVIVGPPDFAPEIVNISSWDDTAFDVAVRKLDLVPKLYKDNQFDSNFVPDYNRDILPIINRISRYHWVANVQSMTALSSNIFDFSKPWEEQNQELSQEYFKYFRKPEPPNLDYQESSKPRQVSLFSNQLPDESGETTGIPLMPLNSSSNSIKNINIEKFLALTETQYFLLEQWFNNFDINHSKPTIPKDYNYPLSTQDRASIGNVVGLPQAPGIEVTWTTQNEAIYELFNIGSGEEQFSQLQIKHHKFEPSKGLTPERDECEKDHDGEYKGCEPGDLTKRMAIPWQADFYNCSIQLINYTDPNVNKVLDDDANLVPKRPTYYAYWWPPQAPWNVINGLNVMGSQHAVQIQKNSHDAEMAGLQMNFARGINSYSQMVNQGWASLGFIRNTNVDSDGKLVEHAEKFPYFVETERNYHDFLYTEVSYQEITKNEEDQDGVFVITSLKKTQDIKKKIISRIQAEQKAIADAKSKGLKSFKMAGQTKETPISEEYEASLQQALEKIESFREIKVRRQPREVPRSGRRIRF; this comes from the coding sequence ATGGCAAATGATCAATATGAATATGTTATTCATCCAGCTATTGGAGTTGCTCGAGTGGGCAATCATCCCACAAAGTTCTTTTTAGCTCCCGAGAAAATTGGTGGCTTGCCTATTGAATATGATGATACACTTCAGGAATTTGTACCTGTTACCAACTTTAAAGAGCAAGACTCTTCTTCGGGTCAAGAGCTTATAAAACGGCAAGGACAAAAGTTTCGCATCTATAAATATGATAAAAAAAGGCCAAATGATAAACCAGAAGAAGTGCAGCTAGGTGGCAATATATTGTCCATCACATGGACTGTACATTTAGCCAACAAAAAAGCTGCTTGGTATGAATTCTCCGAACTGAAAGGCAACCTGTTGCTAGGAGAAGAAAATAGCTATAAAAAACAGGGTGTTCCTTTCCGAAACCAACAGGTAGTAGATCGGAAAAAATTAATTATTGACCCTGGTCCAATCACGATTTCAGGTGAAAATCAGTGTAAGCCAATCCAGCCGCCTGCAACGGCGGGTGACGACTCCACGAACTGGCCGGAGCCATGCGATTTCCCACGGCAAGATAATCATGAAGGCGAGCCCCAGGGTCAGGTGTTTGACAAACTTGGCGATCTGAAGACAGATGACAAAGGAAATCTGATTGTTCTGGGAGGACATGGGCATTGTTGGGGACTGACAGACTTAGCTGGTTATGGGGGTGGAGATTACTGGTTCGATGATATATCGGATGGCTCTGTTACCTGCGAAATTGAAATAAATGATGGACCAAATCCACCAACACTAAAAGCTTGGGTAATAGTTGGTCCACCTGATTTTGCACCAGAGATTGTCAACATCTCCTCGTGGGACGACACAGCCTTTGACGTGGCAGTACGTAAATTAGATCTAGTTCCAAAATTGTATAAGGACAATCAGTTTGATTCCAATTTCGTCCCAGATTATAATCGTGACATTTTGCCAATTATCAATCGCATCTCTCGTTATCATTGGGTGGCAAATGTACAGTCGATGACAGCCTTATCATCAAATATTTTTGACTTTTCCAAACCATGGGAAGAGCAAAACCAAGAGCTTAGCCAAGAATATTTTAAGTATTTTCGTAAACCAGAGCCTCCTAATCTAGATTATCAAGAGTCATCTAAGCCCCGTCAAGTAAGTTTGTTTAGCAATCAATTACCAGATGAAAGCGGAGAAACCACTGGTATTCCTTTGATGCCACTTAATTCTAGTAGTAACTCAATCAAAAATATTAACATCGAGAAATTTTTGGCACTGACTGAAACCCAGTATTTTCTACTGGAACAATGGTTTAATAACTTTGATATAAATCATAGTAAGCCTACTATTCCTAAAGATTATAATTACCCCTTAAGCACTCAAGATCGTGCTAGCATTGGTAATGTTGTCGGACTTCCTCAGGCTCCAGGTATCGAAGTGACTTGGACGACACAAAATGAAGCGATATACGAGCTCTTTAATATAGGTTCTGGAGAAGAACAATTTTCCCAACTGCAGATTAAACACCATAAATTTGAGCCCTCAAAAGGACTCACTCCTGAACGCGATGAGTGTGAAAAGGATCACGATGGAGAGTACAAAGGCTGTGAACCAGGTGATCTAACCAAGCGCATGGCAATTCCCTGGCAAGCTGATTTCTACAACTGCTCAATTCAGTTAATCAACTACACAGATCCTAACGTTAACAAAGTTCTGGATGATGATGCAAATTTAGTGCCAAAACGACCAACGTACTATGCCTACTGGTGGCCACCTCAAGCTCCTTGGAATGTCATTAACGGTTTGAATGTAATGGGATCTCAACATGCGGTACAGATACAGAAAAACTCTCACGATGCTGAAATGGCAGGCTTGCAGATGAACTTTGCACGAGGAATCAACAGCTACTCACAAATGGTTAACCAAGGGTGGGCTAGTTTAGGATTCATCCGCAACACAAACGTTGATTCAGACGGAAAACTTGTAGAACATGCAGAGAAGTTCCCCTACTTTGTGGAAACAGAACGGAATTACCACGACTTCTTGTATACAGAAGTTTCTTACCAAGAAATTACCAAAAATGAGGAGGATCAAGATGGGGTATTTGTTATCACTAGTTTGAAGAAAACACAAGATATTAAAAAAAAGATAATATCTCGCATACAAGCAGAACAGAAAGCGATCGCGGACGCCAAAAGCAAGGGACTGAAAAGCTTTAAAATGGCTGGTCAAACCAAAGAAACACCCATTAGCGAAGAATATGAAGCATCCCTACAACAAGCTCTGGAAAAGATAGAAAGTTTCCGGGAAATTAAAGTGAGGCGTCAACCACGCGAAGTTCCTCGTTCTGGAAGAAGAATTCGCTTTTAA
- the lodB gene encoding lysine-epsilon-oxidase maturase LodB, protein MSQTPSVDVAIIGGGPAGTALALTICLYSKLTVAVIEQTAYDNLRTGEHVSASLLPLLDYLQVKEPFLADNHTPVYNVAAVWGHSELHTRPSIINQMGEGYLLDRREFDVMLAEQLVHKGGQLYLETKCAEGEQLEGGGWRLFLKDNSGEYSQLETRYLVDATGRQARISKRLGAKSLPCDSLVGISAVLDFEDDRSKTEEVLIESIPEGWWYSAWLPNGTLIVVLMTDIDIMRQGKLQKEKQWVELLSKAIHTKQRVRGGQLVYPLAVKPAQSHVLDRAVGEDWMAIGDAAIAFDPLSSMGVGHAITCGCDAAVALVEYLINNDDRLLKQYQNRLKHNFDNYLSIRHRYYALEQRWLDFPFWKRRTQLFPIPLVTK, encoded by the coding sequence ATGTCACAAACTCCCAGTGTTGACGTTGCCATTATTGGTGGTGGACCCGCCGGAACCGCTTTAGCTCTAACAATTTGTCTCTATTCAAAACTCACTGTTGCTGTAATTGAACAAACAGCCTATGATAATCTTCGTACAGGAGAACACGTATCGGCTAGCTTGCTCCCCTTACTAGATTACCTGCAAGTGAAAGAACCTTTTCTCGCAGACAATCACACCCCCGTTTACAACGTTGCTGCCGTCTGGGGACATTCTGAACTCCACACTCGCCCCTCGATCATCAATCAAATGGGGGAAGGTTATCTCCTTGATCGCAGAGAATTTGATGTCATGTTAGCAGAACAACTGGTTCATAAAGGCGGTCAACTTTACCTGGAAACAAAATGTGCTGAAGGAGAGCAATTAGAAGGAGGAGGATGGAGACTATTCCTCAAGGATAATTCTGGGGAATATTCCCAGCTAGAAACCCGTTATTTGGTGGATGCCACAGGTAGACAAGCCAGAATTTCCAAGCGACTAGGGGCAAAATCTCTCCCCTGCGATTCCCTGGTGGGAATCAGTGCCGTGCTTGATTTTGAAGACGATCGCTCAAAAACAGAAGAAGTTCTGATTGAGTCAATTCCTGAAGGATGGTGGTACTCCGCGTGGCTGCCAAATGGGACCTTAATCGTGGTCTTGATGACAGATATCGATATTATGCGACAGGGCAAACTCCAGAAGGAAAAGCAGTGGGTTGAACTGTTATCCAAAGCTATCCATACCAAACAACGGGTTCGGGGAGGACAATTAGTTTATCCCCTTGCCGTAAAACCCGCTCAATCTCACGTTCTCGATCGCGCCGTGGGAGAAGACTGGATGGCGATCGGAGATGCTGCCATTGCTTTCGATCCCCTTTCCTCTATGGGTGTAGGACACGCAATAACTTGTGGATGCGATGCTGCTGTTGCCCTAGTCGAATATCTGATTAATAACGATGATAGACTACTCAAACAGTACCAGAACCGACTAAAACATAATTTTGATAATTATTTGAGTATTAGA